One segment of Vicinamibacterales bacterium DNA contains the following:
- a CDS encoding carboxypeptidase regulatory-like domain-containing protein yields MIVALIAVCAIALGVPAAAQQTTGNIQGRVVDAQKAAVPGVTVTAKNAATGFSRTEVTDAEGIYRLTALPVGTYDVRAELSGFSPYERKGVIVNVGQQTDINIDLNVAGVSENVSVTAESPLIQTTTSAVGGVVDVGRIESLPLNGRQFANAAVTIPGVMLGFHSDPTKSTQYSPQIGGGNGRNVNYQIDGGDNNDDTVGGLLQLFPLEAIQEFQFVTSRYKAEYGRSNGGVMNIVTKAGTNDLRGSWFTLFRDTSMNALTESERRADEAAKAAGRTPNGKQDYRRYQYGGSFGGPIARDKAHYFAAFERTQQDTFQVVNTLGLFPEFDGPQPTPYRENLFTGKMTSNITPSQYLAVRYGRNNNSQPYGASGLRAPNNWGQSTNEFNSINLNHNWVLGGGKLNEFIFQYADFANAITANSGDPQHTFQNGVRVGQNTNTPQATQQKKYQFRNDFSFSRAGWGGVGHDFKAGVNFINEPRLYLTFTEGTNDYAYNHGDNTLNGIITGVSINGGLAEANIPLKQYAGYFQDDWRVNNRLTLNLGLRYDLITGYQIDQSKNPNYVKIQAAGRAGLNAGIKGAENWGKDPKDDYDNIQPRVGFAFDVRGNGQDVVRGGWGIYYDMGYTNANVLFPAVDATGIGFGAIFQVTDTAGIKNPDGSFYRFGQPISNIASQNQVNTSALPLFGQWLDPRFELPYTRQLAFGWSHQLSPSTVFTVDVVRNEGRDLGTRAAINARQINTPSTAPRQLAFLGLQPNGIGTRGAISRGKSEYKGLITGIKRRMSRGVDLTATYTLAESKSNIGTAADELNQNNIQDVALLYDDPRTWGPTGRTDARHSGTLAGVFLVRGVTISPIFTFRSPLPIATIDGRDLNSNAVTNDISAKAYKFTGFDGTTATYDETGTCETWNCSRGAWRTQMNLRVSYNLRLVGSSRVELIGEVFNLLNAKNPGGFNTSQFSTAGAALSSFMQPTTFAGDFQAGEQRVGQIGFRFSF; encoded by the coding sequence ATGATCGTTGCGTTGATTGCGGTCTGCGCAATCGCTCTCGGCGTCCCCGCCGCGGCGCAACAGACAACCGGGAACATCCAGGGTCGCGTGGTCGATGCCCAGAAGGCGGCGGTCCCGGGCGTGACCGTGACGGCCAAGAACGCCGCCACCGGCTTTTCCCGGACGGAAGTCACCGACGCGGAAGGGATCTACCGCCTGACCGCGCTGCCGGTCGGCACGTATGACGTCCGCGCCGAGCTCTCGGGCTTCTCCCCGTACGAGCGCAAGGGCGTGATCGTCAACGTCGGCCAGCAGACCGACATCAACATCGATCTGAACGTCGCCGGCGTCTCCGAGAACGTCAGCGTCACGGCCGAATCGCCGCTGATCCAGACGACGACGTCAGCGGTGGGCGGCGTGGTGGACGTGGGCCGGATCGAGAGCCTGCCGTTGAACGGCCGGCAGTTCGCCAACGCGGCGGTGACGATCCCCGGCGTCATGCTCGGGTTCCACAGCGACCCGACCAAGAGCACGCAGTACTCGCCGCAGATCGGCGGCGGCAACGGCCGCAACGTCAACTATCAGATCGACGGCGGCGACAACAACGACGACACCGTCGGCGGCCTGCTGCAGCTCTTCCCGCTCGAAGCGATCCAGGAATTCCAGTTCGTCACCTCGCGCTACAAGGCCGAGTACGGCCGCAGCAACGGCGGCGTGATGAACATCGTCACCAAGGCCGGCACCAACGACCTGCGCGGCAGCTGGTTCACGCTGTTCCGCGACACGTCGATGAACGCGCTGACCGAAAGCGAGCGCCGCGCCGACGAGGCCGCGAAGGCGGCCGGCCGCACGCCGAACGGCAAGCAGGACTATCGCCGGTATCAGTACGGCGGATCGTTCGGCGGCCCGATCGCGCGTGACAAGGCGCACTACTTCGCGGCGTTCGAGCGGACGCAGCAGGACACGTTCCAGGTGGTGAACACGCTGGGGCTGTTCCCCGAGTTCGACGGCCCGCAGCCGACGCCGTATCGCGAGAACCTGTTCACCGGCAAGATGACGTCGAACATCACCCCGTCGCAGTACCTCGCGGTGCGCTACGGCCGGAACAACAACTCGCAGCCGTACGGCGCGAGCGGGCTGCGCGCGCCGAACAACTGGGGCCAGAGCACCAACGAGTTCAACTCGATCAACCTCAATCACAACTGGGTGCTCGGCGGCGGCAAGCTGAACGAGTTCATCTTCCAGTACGCCGACTTCGCCAACGCGATCACCGCCAACAGCGGCGATCCGCAGCACACGTTCCAGAACGGCGTCCGCGTCGGCCAGAACACCAACACGCCGCAGGCGACGCAGCAGAAGAAGTATCAGTTCCGCAACGACTTCTCCTTCAGCAGGGCGGGCTGGGGCGGCGTCGGCCACGACTTCAAGGCCGGCGTGAACTTCATCAACGAGCCGCGCCTCTACCTGACGTTCACCGAAGGGACCAACGACTACGCCTACAACCACGGCGACAACACGCTGAACGGGATCATCACCGGGGTGTCGATCAACGGCGGTCTGGCGGAAGCGAACATCCCGCTGAAGCAGTACGCCGGCTACTTCCAGGACGACTGGCGCGTGAACAACCGGCTGACGCTGAATCTGGGCCTCCGCTACGACCTGATCACCGGGTACCAGATCGATCAGTCGAAGAACCCCAACTACGTGAAGATCCAGGCCGCCGGCCGCGCCGGCCTCAACGCCGGCATCAAGGGGGCGGAGAACTGGGGCAAGGATCCGAAGGACGACTACGACAACATCCAGCCGCGGGTGGGCTTCGCATTCGATGTGCGCGGCAACGGGCAGGACGTCGTCCGCGGCGGCTGGGGCATCTATTACGACATGGGCTACACCAACGCCAACGTGCTGTTCCCGGCGGTCGACGCGACCGGCATCGGGTTCGGCGCGATCTTCCAGGTGACGGACACTGCCGGGATCAAGAACCCGGACGGCAGTTTCTACCGCTTCGGTCAGCCGATCTCGAATATCGCCAGCCAGAACCAGGTGAACACCAGCGCGCTGCCGCTCTTCGGCCAGTGGCTGGATCCGCGGTTCGAGCTGCCCTACACGCGTCAGCTCGCCTTCGGCTGGTCGCACCAGCTGTCGCCGAGCACCGTGTTCACCGTCGACGTGGTGCGCAACGAAGGGCGAGACCTCGGCACGCGCGCCGCGATCAACGCGCGCCAGATCAACACGCCGTCGACGGCGCCGCGACAGCTGGCGTTCCTCGGCCTGCAGCCCAACGGCATCGGCACGCGCGGCGCGATCAGCCGCGGCAAGAGCGAGTACAAGGGGCTGATCACCGGGATCAAGCGCCGCATGTCGCGCGGCGTCGACCTCACCGCGACCTACACGCTCGCCGAGTCGAAGAGCAACATCGGGACCGCGGCCGACGAACTGAACCAGAACAACATCCAGGACGTCGCGCTGCTCTACGACGATCCGCGCACGTGGGGTCCGACGGGCCGCACCGACGCGCGTCACTCGGGCACCCTCGCCGGCGTGTTCCTGGTGCGGGGCGTCACCATCTCGCCGATCTTCACGTTCCGCTCGCCGCTCCCGATCGCCACCATCGACGGGCGCGATCTGAACAGCAACGCGGTGACCAACGACATCTCGGCGAAGGCCTACAAGTTCACCGGCTTCGACGGGACCACCGCCACCTACGACGAGACCGGCACCTGCGAGACCTGGAACTGCAGCCGCGGCGCGTGGCGGACGCAGATGAACCTGCGCGTCTCCTACAACCTGCGGCTCGTCGGCTCCAGCCGCGTGGAGCTGATCGGCGAGGTCTTCAACCTGCTGAACGCGAAGAACCCCGGCGGGTTCAACACCAGCCAGTTCTCGACCGCGGGAGCAGCCCTGTCCTCGTTCATGCAGCCGACCACCTTCGCCGGCGACTTCCAGGCCGGAGAGCAGCGCGTCGGTCAGATCGGGTTCAGGTTCAGTTTCTAA